The archaeon BMS3Bbin15 genome has a segment encoding these proteins:
- the nfi gene encoding endonuclease V, whose amino-acid sequence MFDTEKLEAVQKRLSEHVILKNKHVEIKRVAGVDASYIGNYAISAAVTVDFKTLKPVDKASAISKVKMKYIPGLFAFRELPALIKALRKLTLDYDLILVNGHGIAHPRFCGIASHLGIVLDKPAVGIAKRLLCGRAEGNKIIYKDREVGYILSRLYVSPGHKISPAGALEIVKKLKTNTMPEPMMLAHSFAEAEKARLKKIL is encoded by the coding sequence ATGTTTGATACAGAAAAGCTTGAGGCGGTGCAGAAAAGACTCTCAGAACATGTTATTCTTAAAAATAAACATGTGGAGATAAAAAGGGTTGCTGGAGTCGATGCCAGTTATATTGGTAATTATGCAATTTCTGCTGCTGTGACTGTTGACTTCAAAACTTTAAAGCCTGTGGATAAGGCTTCTGCCATCAGTAAGGTGAAGATGAAGTACATTCCGGGTTTATTTGCCTTTAGAGAACTCCCTGCCCTTATAAAAGCACTCAGGAAACTCACTCTTGATTATGATTTAATCCTTGTCAATGGACATGGGATTGCCCACCCGAGATTCTGCGGTATAGCCTCTCATCTTGGTATTGTCCTTGATAAGCCAGCCGTGGGAATAGCAAAAAGACTTCTCTGTGGCAGGGCTGAGGGAAATAAGATTATATATAAAGATAGGGAAGTTGGTTATATTCTTTCCCGACTATATGTAAGCCCAGGTCATAAAATTTCGCCTGCTGGCGCACTGGAAATTGTGAAGAAATTAAAAACAAATACAATGCCTGAACCCATGATGCTTGCCCATTCATTTGCCGAAGCTGAAAAAGCAAGGCTGAAGAAGATTTTATAA